The following is a genomic window from Amycolatopsis australiensis.
GGACTCGGCGACATCGCCACCGTCCATGCTCCGGAACAGCCGGCCATCGTCAGCGACGCCGTACTGCTCGAGGTGCTGCTGCAGCAGGGCGGTCAACGGCGGCGGGCACGGCACCGGCCGGACCTCCCCCTTGGCGCGCTGCTTGAGCTGGCGGCGGTCCCGCCGCTGCCCGGTGTCGGTCCAGGCCGCACCGGCGATCGGGGCTGTCTCCGACACCAGCAATTCGCCCCAGCCCTTCCGCGGCAGCTTCAGGTCGATGTCGCGCAGCATCACTGCTTCCTCGGGCCGCAGCGCCGAGTAGTACATCGCGCCGAAGCACGCGACCAGCCGCGGCCCGGACGAACGCCGCTCCACGATCACCGGCTCGGGCGCACCAGGCGGTAGCCGCATCACCTTCTGGGCCGCCACCGCGGCCAGCAGCTGCGGGCCCTGGCGGGTGTTGACGACCACGCGGGTGTCGATCGCCCGGACCCGCTTCGGCGCCGTCCACTTCACCTCCGGCAACCGGTTCGCCGGCAGCAAGTCCCGCTCCACCGCGTACTCGAGCGCGTTGAACACCACCGCGCGCTTGCGGTACACCGTCTTCGCCGCGGCCGCCGAACCGTCCATCTTCAGCGCCAGCTGGTCCAGCACGCCCCGCAGCGTCGTCAGGTCGCCCAGCCGCGACACGGCGACTGTGTTGGACTCCAGCCACGCCAGCGCGGCCTCGATGTCCGGGGGCTTGCCGGTCTCGCGCCGGACAGTGTTGAACGCCCAGCCTGTCATCGCCCGGCGCAGCACGGCATCGTCGGGTTTGCCGCGGCGGCGTTCCAGCAACGCCAGTGTCGCCGTCGCCAGCGCATCAGCGTTGCCGGACCGGGACTTCGCCGCCGCCCGGCGCCACTTCATGTCCACATAGGCCTGTGCGAAGCTGAACCACGACTGATCGTTCTGGACTCGTGCCATCGACACCGGCAGGCCGTCGGCGATACGGAACGCTTCGCCGTTGCGCTGGGCCACGATCAGCTTGGAGCGGAAGCTCTCCGCCAACGTCGCGTTCGCGTACGTCTCCGGGAACACCTTGCCGGCGACCACCCACCGGACGATGTAGGACTTCTTGGGCGGCTTCCCGTCCTTGCGCGGCCGCCCGGTCTTGACCCGCACGTCCCAGATCCGGACATCGAAGGTCGTGTCCGTCACGCAGACGCCTCCTCGTGCGAGGCCAGCCAGCGCTCCAGCGCGGAGGCCCGGAACCGCAACTGCCGGTTGGGCAACCGCACACAGGGCGGCGCGCACTGCTTCGCCCGCCAATCGTTGAAGGTCGAACGGGTGACGCGCAGTTTGGCGCAGACCTCGTCGACGGTCAGGAGATCCTCAGGATCAGGTGAATCGGTTGCGGCAGGCGCATTCGAGGACTCGCGCTGCGGCAGACGTGCGGAACGATGGGCAGGCATCGGAGACCTCTCCCGGTGTCGAAGAGCTGTCTCGTTCCAACCCGCGCTCCGCGCGGCGAGCCCCGTCCGAGTCCGTCCCTCGTCCCGCGAACCCCGCAGGGGTTACAGCGGTCTGGCATCAGCCTGGATCGACCGGTGTCATCCGGACACCACCTTGCCCCCAGACTATCCAACCGCAGTGCGGTCGCAACACCGGATTCGTAAATGTGATGTGATTTCAGCACGATCTGTCAGGCAACGGCACGGCGCCTGATGCTCACGCCCCCGCCCCGCCCCGCCGCCGTCCCGGCAGCGGGGAACCGACCGGCGGAAAGTCAGCCGGCATCGAGTGGGTCAGGCCTCGGTGAGCCCGCGCCGCCATGCGGCCGTATGCGTGCCGGCCTCGAGCGGGATACCGAGCTGGGCCAGCGCGTCGGGGTAACGGTCTTCGT
Proteins encoded in this region:
- a CDS encoding helix-turn-helix transcriptional regulator, whose product is MPAHRSARLPQRESSNAPAATDSPDPEDLLTVDEVCAKLRVTRSTFNDWRAKQCAPPCVRLPNRQLRFRASALERWLASHEEASA
- a CDS encoding tyrosine-type recombinase/integrase, producing the protein MTDTTFDVRIWDVRVKTGRPRKDGKPPKKSYIVRWVVAGKVFPETYANATLAESFRSKLIVAQRNGEAFRIADGLPVSMARVQNDQSWFSFAQAYVDMKWRRAAAKSRSGNADALATATLALLERRRGKPDDAVLRRAMTGWAFNTVRRETGKPPDIEAALAWLESNTVAVSRLGDLTTLRGVLDQLALKMDGSAAAAKTVYRKRAVVFNALEYAVERDLLPANRLPEVKWTAPKRVRAIDTRVVVNTRQGPQLLAAVAAQKVMRLPPGAPEPVIVERRSSGPRLVACFGAMYYSALRPEEAVMLRDIDLKLPRKGWGELLVSETAPIAGAAWTDTGQRRDRRQLKQRAKGEVRPVPCPPPLTALLQQHLEQYGVADDGRLFRSMDGGDVAESTLARVWDKARKAALTPEEYRSPLARRPYDLRHACVSTWLAGGVISAQVALWAGHSVAVLHEVYAKVLAGLEEESLGKIARILGLPEDEPEDEDDSA